The Anolis carolinensis isolate JA03-04 chromosome 1, rAnoCar3.1.pri, whole genome shotgun sequence genome window below encodes:
- the lrrc4c gene encoding leucine-rich repeat-containing protein 4C isoform X3, whose product MSVLDPCPSWLIKSAREGLVDWFVLIINASLEQGFFPSYLKQAVVRPLLKKVSLDSTVLNNFRPISNLPFLGKVLERVVASQLQGFLDDINYLDQSQSGFRPGHGTETALVALVDDLRRELDRGSVTLLALLDISAAFDTIDHGILLGRLSGMGLGGTVLSWLRSFLEGRSQMVKLGDACSDPWPLSCGVPQGSILSPMLFNIYMKLLGEVIRSFGVGCHLYADDAQLYYSFPPNSKEASRVLDECLAAVSIWMRRNKLKINPDKTEVLLVDRNPDRGIGWQPVLDGVTLPLKPQVRSLGVLLDSSLTLEAQALAVSGRAFAQLRLVRQL is encoded by the coding sequence atgtcagttctggacccttgcccgtcttggctaatcaaatcagccagggaggggctggttgactggtttgtgttgatcattaatgcatcgttggagcaggggttttttccatcttacctgaaacaagctgtggttcgtccactccttaaaaaggtttcccttgactccacggtgctgaacaatttcagaccaatctccaacctccctttcttgggtaaggtgctggagcgggtggttgcctcccagctccagggctttctagatgacatcaactacctagatcagtcacagtctggtttcaggcctggtcacggcaccgagacagccttggtcgccttggtggatgacctccgtagagagctggacagggggagtgtgaccctgttggctctcttggacatctcagcggctttcgataccatcgatcatggtatccttctgggacgactctctgggatgggtctcgggggcacggttttgtcatgGCTCCGAtctttcctggagggtcgatcccagatggtgaagctgggagacgcctgctcggacccctggcctttgagctgtggggtcccgcaaggctctattctgtctcccatgctctttaacatctacatgaaactgctgggagaggtcatccggagttttggagttgggtgtcacctctatgcagatgacgcacaactctactactcttttccacctaattccaaggaggcctctcgggtgctggacgagtgcctggccgctgtgtctatctggatgaggaggaacaagctgaagatcaatcccgacaagacagaggtcctcctggtcgatcgtaatcctgaccggggtatagggtggcaacctgtgctggacggggttacactccccctgaagccacaggtccgcagtctgggagtcctcttggattcatcacttacgctcgaggctcaggcgttggcggtgtctgggagggccttcgcacaattgagactcgtgcgccaactgtga